Proteins from a single region of Sphaerochaeta globosa str. Buddy:
- a CDS encoding GH1 family beta-glucosidase, with translation MQNIVFDKDFLWGCATASYQVEGAIEEDGRKPSIWDTFCSQDGTIMNGDDGSIAADQYHRYKEDVQLMSDLNFQAYRFSIAWPRILPEGRGTVNQKGLEYYINLSQELHSKGIKVVATLYHWDLPQVLQDEGGWAVRSTAYAFAEYAKVCFEALGPYVDQWITLNEPFCTAYLGYLQGIHAPGIKNPQQAYNAVHYLNLAHGLAILEYRKSGLKAQIGTTLNPSLPRPASRKAEDVRAARYARAIFTDVFLLPLVGKGYPVEVTQDMHISFPIQSGDMQIIAQPIDFIGINYYMERAVVLDESDLFLHREVPSWQRTTNQDWPIVPYGLLRILKYFDTVTNGLALYITENGCASDDELVEGRVHDHFRCDYINEHLAACKQAIDEGVNLKGYFVWSFMDNFEWAWGYSRRFGIIYVDYESQERFPKDSAYMMRDIISGYCEY, from the coding sequence ATGCAGAACATTGTGTTTGATAAGGATTTCTTGTGGGGTTGTGCTACAGCCAGCTATCAGGTGGAAGGGGCAATTGAAGAGGATGGAAGAAAACCTTCCATTTGGGATACCTTCTGCAGCCAAGACGGAACCATTATGAATGGAGATGATGGCAGCATAGCCGCCGATCAGTATCATCGATACAAGGAAGATGTACAACTGATGAGCGACCTGAATTTTCAGGCGTATCGCTTCTCCATTGCATGGCCTCGCATCCTTCCTGAAGGACGTGGTACGGTAAACCAGAAGGGTTTGGAATATTACATCAACCTCAGCCAGGAATTACACAGCAAGGGAATCAAAGTAGTGGCGACACTCTACCATTGGGACCTGCCGCAAGTGTTGCAGGATGAAGGAGGCTGGGCTGTTCGTTCCACCGCATATGCATTTGCTGAGTATGCGAAGGTCTGCTTTGAAGCTCTTGGTCCCTACGTGGACCAGTGGATCACGCTCAATGAACCGTTCTGCACCGCATACCTTGGATATTTGCAAGGCATACATGCTCCTGGTATCAAAAATCCGCAACAAGCCTACAATGCTGTCCATTATCTGAACCTGGCACATGGCTTAGCCATACTGGAATATAGAAAGAGCGGTCTGAAGGCTCAGATTGGTACCACCCTCAATCCCAGTCTTCCTAGACCTGCATCCAGGAAGGCCGAGGATGTGCGAGCCGCACGCTATGCAAGAGCCATTTTCACCGATGTATTTCTGTTACCATTGGTAGGAAAGGGATATCCCGTGGAAGTGACACAGGACATGCATATCAGTTTTCCAATCCAAAGTGGTGATATGCAAATCATCGCCCAACCCATTGATTTCATCGGCATCAATTATTATATGGAAAGGGCGGTAGTTCTTGATGAGTCGGATCTGTTCCTTCATAGGGAAGTCCCCTCATGGCAACGAACTACCAACCAGGATTGGCCGATTGTACCCTATGGGCTTCTCAGGATTCTCAAATATTTCGATACGGTTACAAACGGACTTGCTCTGTACATCACAGAGAACGGTTGTGCCAGTGATGATGAGCTTGTTGAGGGCAGGGTTCATGACCATTTCCGCTGTGATTACATCAATGAGCATCTTGCTGCATGCAAGCAAGCAATCGATGAGGGTGTGAATCTCAAAGGATACTTTGTTTGGTCGTTCATGGATAATTTTGAATGGGCATGGGGATATAGTAGAAGATTTGGTATTATCTATGTGGATTATGAAAGTCAAGAAAGATTCCCCAAAGATAGTGCCTACATGATGCGTGATATTATATCAGGATACTGTGAATACTAG
- a CDS encoding ParA family protein: MARTISFHLQKGGVGKTTISGTLACQSALDGYRTLLVDVDPQGNASSWFLNEAPTFELADVVQGKCFIQDAIVSVAQVPNLFVLPTFGIGGTLKLYSETKLAEEPYVLQDLIKEVSENYDRIILDLSPGLGRLERAALISSDEVITPMTPEVFSLDGLEIFIDELNKLRKNLRSPVRHTKIIINSFDNRIRQHRDIYSAACEGVFTVYKIPVDPLFRKAQEAGCAPQLFKVRGKGLKESTVDAIQTLNKEIWR, encoded by the coding sequence ATGGCGAGGACGATATCTTTCCACCTGCAAAAGGGTGGTGTAGGGAAAACTACTATCTCAGGTACATTAGCATGCCAATCCGCTCTGGATGGGTATCGTACTCTGTTGGTTGATGTTGATCCCCAAGGTAATGCATCGTCTTGGTTTCTCAATGAAGCGCCTACCTTTGAATTGGCCGATGTCGTGCAAGGAAAGTGTTTTATCCAGGATGCAATTGTATCTGTTGCACAAGTACCGAACCTTTTTGTTCTTCCTACGTTTGGGATCGGAGGAACCCTCAAGCTTTATTCTGAAACTAAATTGGCTGAAGAACCGTATGTATTGCAAGATTTGATAAAAGAAGTATCAGAAAATTATGATCGAATTATTCTTGATCTGTCTCCGGGCTTAGGACGTCTAGAACGCGCAGCACTCATATCAAGTGACGAAGTTATTACACCGATGACCCCTGAAGTTTTCAGTCTAGATGGATTGGAGATTTTTATTGATGAGCTGAATAAGTTGAGAAAAAACTTACGCTCACCTGTCAGGCATACAAAGATTATTATAAATTCCTTTGACAATAGGATCAGACAGCATAGGGATATTTATTCTGCAGCATGTGAAGGCGTTTTTACTGTATATAAGATTCCGGTTGATCCATTGTTCAGAAAAGCACAAGAAGCAGGTTGTGCGCCTCAACTATTCAAGGTACGAGGTAAAGGATTGAAAGAGAGCACTGTTGACGCGATTCAGACACTTAATAAAGAGATTTGGAGATAG
- a CDS encoding alpha-amylase family glycosyl hydrolase, producing MAEAWYQDCVVYQIYPRSFQDSNGDGIGDIPGIIQRLDYLQTLLIDAIWLSPIFLSPMADFGYDVSNYCAIDPVFGTMEDVENLIAEAHTRNIRVVFDLVLNHTSKEHPWFIESKQSRDTEKSDFYIWSDTIPNNWYAAFGGRAWTYDSLRKQYYLHSFLPDQPDLNWRNPKAVDAIFSQLKFWLDKGVDGFRLDVINCIIKDDAFRNNPKILGSRPRPYDMQRHIFDRNRPESHQKLKMMRKLIDGYDQRMLVGEIMVELPGEPELAASYLGRFQDELHLCFDFSLAYTRFSALKWKRVAKRWYEAVGKHRVPTWVLNNHDLPRLISRLRGNENKARLAAMFLLTQRGAIFLYYGEELGIPNSKVSRSAMYDPLGKRYWPFHPGRDPERGPMIWSTGEGNGFTTGESWLPFAKAANRYSVENQELEDDSMLHFYRKLLGLRNKDSVLRLGLCSFIDTTCIHILAYCRELDEDQRLILLNMSGKIQTFGIPLLQDKDIRCEKLFSTHMVQEPEMDSLHAITMQPYQGSIYRLVSKQ from the coding sequence ATGGCAGAAGCATGGTATCAAGATTGTGTTGTGTACCAAATCTATCCGAGGAGTTTTCAGGATAGCAATGGGGATGGAATAGGGGATATCCCTGGAATTATTCAGCGACTGGATTACCTGCAAACACTGCTGATCGATGCTATTTGGCTCAGTCCCATTTTTCTCTCTCCTATGGCTGATTTTGGGTATGATGTTTCAAACTACTGCGCAATCGATCCTGTTTTTGGAACCATGGAGGACGTTGAAAATCTTATTGCAGAAGCTCATACGCGAAATATTCGGGTTGTATTCGATTTGGTTCTCAATCATACATCAAAGGAACATCCTTGGTTCATTGAAAGTAAACAATCCCGCGATACTGAGAAGTCAGATTTCTATATATGGTCCGATACCATTCCCAACAATTGGTATGCAGCCTTCGGCGGGCGGGCTTGGACATATGATTCTCTTCGAAAACAGTACTACTTGCATTCGTTTTTGCCTGATCAACCGGATCTGAACTGGAGAAATCCCAAAGCTGTGGATGCGATTTTCAGTCAGTTGAAGTTTTGGTTGGATAAGGGTGTTGATGGGTTTCGATTGGACGTCATCAATTGCATCATCAAAGACGATGCCTTTCGAAATAATCCCAAAATACTTGGATCCCGTCCTCGTCCCTATGATATGCAGCGCCATATTTTTGACCGCAACAGACCTGAATCACATCAGAAATTAAAAATGATGCGTAAACTGATCGACGGTTATGATCAGCGTATGCTTGTAGGCGAGATAATGGTGGAGCTGCCAGGAGAGCCTGAGCTGGCTGCCTCATATTTGGGAAGGTTTCAGGATGAGCTACATCTTTGCTTTGATTTCTCGCTTGCCTATACACGGTTTTCTGCTCTGAAATGGAAAAGAGTAGCCAAGCGTTGGTATGAGGCTGTAGGAAAACATAGGGTTCCGACTTGGGTATTAAACAATCATGACCTTCCGAGACTAATAAGCCGTTTACGGGGAAATGAAAATAAGGCACGATTGGCAGCGATGTTTCTGCTCACCCAGCGTGGTGCAATTTTCTTGTATTATGGCGAGGAATTGGGAATCCCCAACTCCAAGGTATCCCGATCAGCAATGTATGATCCTTTGGGAAAGCGGTATTGGCCATTTCATCCAGGTCGTGATCCTGAGCGTGGTCCTATGATTTGGAGCACGGGAGAAGGGAACGGTTTCACTACGGGAGAAAGTTGGCTCCCCTTTGCAAAAGCAGCGAACCGTTATTCGGTTGAGAATCAGGAACTTGAAGATGATTCAATGCTTCATTTCTATAGAAAGCTGTTAGGATTGCGCAATAAGGATTCTGTTTTACGTCTTGGCTTGTGTTCGTTCATTGACACGACCTGCATCCATATTCTTGCCTATTGCAGGGAACTTGATGAAGATCAAAGGCTGATTCTTCTCAATATGAGTGGAAAGATACAGACGTTCGGTATCCCATTGTTGCAGGACAAAGACATCCGCTGTGAGAAGCTGTTCTCTACTCATATGGTGCAGGAACCTGAAATGGACAGCCTGCATGCAATTACCATGCAGCCCTACCAAGGCAGCATCTATCGTTTGGTGTCCAAACAATAG
- a CDS encoding glutamine synthetase III, which yields MFDIDYAKTPVTDFYGINCFTETEMGKYLSDPTIRELKEVQRGQRELTSELADYVASAMKQWALSKGATHFCHWFQPLTGLTAEKHDSFISPTKGGKVLLEFSGKELIKGEGDASSFPNGGLRATFEARGYTAWDTSSPAFLKDVNGVKTLYIPTAFFSYNGEALDKKVPLLRSNQALEKQTLRVLRALGNTKAKRVVINIGPEQEYFLVDKKFYDQRPDLRLSGRTVMGNLAAKGQELNDHYYGTIGDRVTVFMSELNYELWKLGISSKTQHKEAAPNQFEIAVVYDAANLSTDHNQLLMDVLQMVALRHGMVALLHEKPFLGVNGSGKHDNWSLSTEDGTNLLAPGSNVEDNLQFLIFLTSFIKAMDEYAPLIRCGAATAGNDHRLGASEAPPAIISIYLGDQLTSILDTITMEGCCAKSDRQFVKMGMTMLPQLPKDLTDRNRTSPIAFTGNKFEYRMVGSSQSMADPNIYINAAVAHVLEEVALRLEGAQDIALESHAIIREFYQDHKRIVFNGNGYSKEWKEEALSRGLPDFKDTVSALPQLVNEKSIELFEKQKIFTRSEISSRLEINLQTYSKQINIEASIMVEMCRKFVIPSVIRYVGTLADSIAKQEAIGFEVAIQRQTISTVQNALNQAIEGTELLHVCIAKALSYKDEVLKQAQIYRDEVVSQMQNLRSHLDLMETYTDKTFWPFPSYDDLLFRL from the coding sequence ATGTTCGATATCGACTACGCAAAAACCCCGGTTACCGATTTCTACGGCATCAACTGCTTTACTGAAACAGAAATGGGTAAATATCTCAGCGACCCCACCATCAGGGAGCTGAAAGAGGTCCAGCGTGGTCAACGCGAACTTACCAGTGAGCTTGCTGATTATGTTGCCAGTGCAATGAAGCAATGGGCCCTTTCCAAGGGAGCAACGCATTTTTGCCATTGGTTCCAGCCGTTGACCGGGCTTACCGCTGAGAAGCATGACTCCTTCATCAGCCCTACCAAGGGGGGAAAAGTCTTGCTGGAATTTTCCGGCAAAGAGTTGATAAAAGGCGAAGGCGATGCTTCCTCATTCCCCAATGGAGGGCTCAGGGCCACATTTGAGGCGCGAGGCTACACTGCATGGGACACTTCATCACCTGCTTTTCTCAAGGATGTGAATGGAGTAAAAACCTTATACATCCCCACTGCATTCTTCTCCTACAATGGAGAGGCTCTGGACAAGAAAGTGCCCCTTCTGCGTTCCAATCAGGCTTTGGAAAAACAGACCTTGCGAGTCCTCAGGGCGTTGGGCAATACCAAGGCGAAACGAGTTGTAATCAATATCGGTCCTGAACAGGAGTACTTCCTGGTGGACAAGAAGTTCTACGATCAGAGACCCGACTTAAGGCTCTCCGGTCGGACTGTCATGGGAAACCTCGCAGCAAAAGGCCAGGAGCTCAACGACCATTACTATGGGACTATCGGAGACCGTGTTACGGTTTTTATGAGCGAGCTCAACTATGAGCTGTGGAAGCTCGGTATCAGCAGCAAGACACAGCACAAGGAAGCTGCTCCCAACCAGTTCGAGATTGCCGTCGTCTACGATGCTGCAAACTTATCCACCGACCACAACCAGCTGTTGATGGATGTACTGCAGATGGTAGCACTTCGGCATGGCATGGTAGCGCTTTTGCATGAGAAACCCTTTCTGGGTGTCAACGGGTCGGGCAAGCATGACAACTGGTCGCTCTCTACCGAAGACGGGACCAACCTGCTTGCACCGGGCAGCAATGTGGAGGACAATCTCCAGTTCTTGATTTTCCTCACCTCATTCATCAAAGCGATGGATGAGTATGCCCCACTCATCCGTTGTGGAGCGGCAACGGCCGGCAACGACCATCGCCTGGGTGCATCCGAAGCGCCTCCAGCCATTATCAGCATATACCTGGGTGATCAGCTTACTTCCATTCTCGATACCATTACCATGGAAGGATGCTGTGCCAAGAGTGACCGCCAGTTCGTCAAAATGGGTATGACCATGCTGCCGCAGCTGCCCAAGGATCTGACGGACCGCAACCGCACCAGCCCCATCGCCTTTACCGGAAACAAGTTTGAATATCGTATGGTAGGCTCTTCTCAATCGATGGCCGATCCCAACATCTATATCAATGCTGCTGTTGCCCATGTTCTGGAAGAAGTCGCCCTCCGTCTTGAGGGTGCACAGGATATCGCACTCGAGTCGCATGCAATCATCCGTGAATTCTATCAGGACCACAAACGAATCGTTTTCAACGGCAACGGCTATAGCAAGGAATGGAAGGAAGAAGCCCTTAGTAGAGGCCTTCCTGATTTCAAGGATACAGTAAGTGCACTGCCTCAGTTGGTAAACGAGAAAAGCATCGAGCTTTTTGAAAAGCAAAAGATTTTTACCCGATCGGAAATCTCCTCACGGCTGGAAATCAATTTGCAGACCTACAGCAAACAGATCAATATTGAAGCTTCCATCATGGTTGAAATGTGCAGAAAGTTTGTCATTCCTTCAGTCATACGCTACGTTGGCACTCTTGCTGACTCCATTGCGAAACAAGAGGCCATAGGGTTTGAGGTTGCAATTCAGCGGCAGACAATTTCTACGGTCCAAAACGCCTTGAATCAGGCAATCGAAGGAACGGAACTGTTGCATGTCTGTATTGCCAAGGCTCTTTCCTACAAGGATGAAGTACTCAAACAAGCACAAATCTATCGCGATGAAGTAGTTTCACAAATGCAAAACTTGAGAAGCCATCTCGACCTCATGGAAACCTACACGGATAAGACATTCTGGCCGTTCCCCAGTTATGACGATTTGCTTTTCAGGCTCTAG
- a CDS encoding ATP-dependent helicase — protein sequence MYFNIEKELNDQQCKAAATLYGPLLVIAGAGSGKTRMLTYRIANMLQNGIKEESILALTFTNKAAKEMGERIRSLTNLKLKKLTTTTFHSFGMGVLKQYIQYLGFKNNFTIYDTNDRMALIKEVIQNLDYVVETFDLYELSSLFSDIKTKRKVFGANASDKIKNLYSEYEKHLKAYNALDFDDLIMKPLDLFEKRPEVLEALRSRYTHILVDEFQDTSLSQYRMVELLAQESRNLCVVGDDDQSIYSWRGANYENLVMFERDFPERLEVKLERNYRSTGTILEAANSLIVNNQVRKEKKLWTDSGKGSSIRLIHPANDEDEASVIADEILMIHKKEDRPFSDFGVLVRTNGLIDSLETKFTERGIPSQVTGGQSFFDRKEIRDIISYLKVIANQDDDINLLRVINTPRRGIGRTTLEKMRKVADDHHCSLYSALTLMSVATDGQIKEGMQKTLKRFADFIEEYHHQLFETRTQRNMVLRTLIQEIGYKAYLEAEHPDNENVVAYKMKGINMLCDMLARWERNPENAKASIFDYLNRISLAGKESTEQEDAGKIALMTIHASKGLEFDTVYLAGVEDQYIPHARAIEENPANIDEERRLFYVAITRARRSLIISTCEKRKKGHDEVTSLPSRFLEEIPKALFDEEDPAKELSSEQVVDKLRLLRERLTSRNGS from the coding sequence ATGTATTTCAATATAGAGAAGGAACTCAATGACCAGCAGTGCAAAGCTGCTGCAACCCTATATGGCCCGCTGCTTGTCATTGCAGGAGCCGGCAGCGGGAAAACCCGTATGCTCACCTATCGAATCGCCAACATGCTGCAGAACGGCATCAAGGAAGAATCGATACTCGCCCTCACCTTCACCAATAAGGCAGCGAAGGAGATGGGAGAACGAATCCGTTCACTGACCAATCTCAAGCTGAAGAAGCTGACGACCACCACTTTCCACTCGTTCGGCATGGGCGTATTGAAACAATACATCCAATATCTTGGTTTCAAAAACAACTTTACCATCTATGACACCAATGACCGCATGGCTTTGATCAAGGAGGTTATCCAGAACCTCGATTACGTGGTCGAAACCTTCGACCTGTATGAACTCTCTTCGCTTTTCAGTGATATCAAGACGAAACGCAAGGTTTTTGGGGCAAATGCTTCAGACAAAATCAAGAACCTCTATAGTGAGTACGAAAAACATCTGAAGGCTTACAATGCGCTCGACTTTGATGATTTGATCATGAAACCATTGGACTTGTTTGAGAAAAGACCCGAAGTCCTTGAGGCTTTGAGAAGCCGGTATACCCACATCCTTGTTGATGAATTCCAGGATACATCGCTATCCCAGTATCGCATGGTGGAATTGCTCGCCCAAGAGAGCCGCAACCTCTGTGTTGTAGGTGATGACGACCAGAGCATCTATAGTTGGCGTGGAGCGAACTACGAAAACCTGGTGATGTTCGAACGGGACTTCCCCGAGCGTCTTGAGGTCAAGCTGGAGCGCAATTATCGTTCGACCGGCACCATTTTGGAGGCAGCGAACTCCCTGATTGTAAACAACCAGGTGCGCAAGGAGAAAAAGCTGTGGACCGACAGCGGCAAAGGCTCCTCAATCCGTTTGATCCACCCCGCCAATGATGAGGATGAAGCTTCCGTCATCGCCGATGAGATTTTGATGATACATAAGAAAGAGGACCGACCTTTCTCCGACTTCGGGGTTCTGGTGAGAACCAACGGCCTCATCGATTCCTTGGAAACCAAGTTTACCGAACGCGGTATTCCTTCCCAGGTAACCGGCGGGCAGAGCTTTTTCGACCGTAAGGAGATTCGTGACATCATCAGCTACCTGAAGGTAATCGCCAACCAGGACGATGATATCAACCTTCTGAGGGTGATTAACACTCCTAGACGGGGAATCGGACGTACAACGCTGGAAAAGATGCGCAAGGTGGCCGATGACCACCACTGTTCGTTGTATAGTGCATTGACGCTCATGTCGGTTGCAACCGATGGGCAGATCAAGGAAGGGATGCAGAAAACCCTCAAGCGGTTTGCCGACTTCATTGAGGAGTATCATCACCAACTCTTTGAGACAAGAACACAGCGCAACATGGTGCTTCGCACGCTTATCCAGGAAATCGGATACAAGGCATATCTTGAGGCTGAGCATCCGGACAACGAGAACGTTGTTGCCTATAAAATGAAGGGCATCAACATGTTGTGCGACATGCTTGCTCGATGGGAACGCAACCCCGAGAATGCAAAGGCCTCAATTTTCGATTATCTGAACCGCATCAGTCTCGCCGGCAAGGAGAGTACTGAACAGGAGGATGCAGGCAAGATAGCCCTTATGACCATCCATGCTTCAAAAGGACTCGAGTTCGATACCGTGTACTTGGCTGGGGTGGAAGACCAATACATACCCCACGCACGGGCCATCGAGGAGAATCCTGCCAATATTGATGAAGAGAGACGCCTGTTCTATGTGGCTATTACCCGTGCACGCCGCAGCCTGATCATCAGCACGTGCGAAAAACGCAAGAAAGGGCATGATGAGGTAACCAGCCTCCCCTCCCGCTTTCTCGAGGAGATTCCCAAGGCCCTTTTCGATGAGGAGGACCCTGCCAAGGAACTTTCCTCCGAACAGGTGGTCGACAAGCTTAGGCTGTTACGTGAGCGGTTGACATCGAGAAACGGCAGTTAG
- a CDS encoding COG2426 family protein produces the protein MEPSTLFISILLSLLPISELRGAIPYAYFNGVSLFLAAPLCIFVNALVAPIAYTFLATLHKVFHAHWLWYASFFDRFVAKAQLKVSPKVNKYGYWGILLFVAVPLPVTGAWTGTLGSWILGLDKRKTMMAVFGGVIVSGLIVTSLVALGVGIDSVFIKRI, from the coding sequence ATGGAACCATCCACACTTTTTATCAGTATCCTGCTTTCCTTGCTTCCCATCAGTGAGTTGCGCGGGGCTATCCCGTATGCCTATTTCAACGGCGTCTCCTTGTTCCTTGCCGCCCCGTTGTGCATTTTTGTCAATGCTCTTGTAGCACCGATCGCCTATACGTTCTTGGCTACCCTCCATAAGGTCTTCCATGCCCATTGGCTCTGGTACGCTTCGTTCTTCGACCGTTTTGTCGCCAAAGCCCAATTGAAAGTGAGCCCAAAGGTCAACAAGTACGGATACTGGGGAATTTTGCTCTTCGTTGCAGTTCCCCTTCCGGTAACCGGAGCGTGGACGGGGACCTTGGGTTCCTGGATTTTGGGTCTTGACAAGCGAAAGACCATGATGGCAGTATTCGGCGGTGTTATCGTCTCCGGTCTGATTGTCACCTCGTTGGTAGCGCTTGGGGTAGGAATCGATTCGGTATTTATCAAACGAATCTGA
- a CDS encoding DUF362 domain-containing protein, with protein MSTVAIVRCESYDQIAVDAAVHEACLLANMPNVAGKTILLKPNILSDAKEDRSITTNSQVVRSMVRLLKEQGAKRILIGDSPGLQKPSFLPKACGIYEVCTQEGAEWVDFTKQPRLTSIPYTHGKQLPLASILDEVDMVFSLPKFKTHQLMYTTGAVKNLFGLVPNLYKSPCHVQFPTREQFAALMVGIATVVKPSFSLMDGIIGMEGPGPANGRPRHVGLLLASCDALALDYAQATIMGYEPKSIPIIAEGLRRSLGSAPTVYPALDARQLILPDFLRIEMDKKTRFFHSLIIPFLVGKYVRWKVKRERKAPVFLPDPCIQCRKCIDICPANALTMEHKRIIIDPSVCIRCYCCHEVCPASAIAVDEVITS; from the coding sequence ATGAGCACTGTCGCCATTGTACGTTGCGAGAGTTATGACCAGATTGCAGTCGATGCCGCCGTACACGAGGCTTGTCTGCTAGCCAATATGCCGAATGTTGCAGGAAAGACCATCCTGCTCAAACCGAATATCCTTTCCGATGCCAAGGAAGACCGCTCTATCACCACCAATTCCCAGGTGGTTCGATCGATGGTGAGGCTGTTGAAAGAACAGGGGGCAAAGCGGATTCTGATCGGCGATTCACCCGGTTTGCAAAAACCTTCATTTCTGCCCAAGGCCTGCGGCATCTACGAAGTCTGTACACAGGAAGGAGCCGAATGGGTCGACTTTACCAAGCAACCCCGCCTTACCTCCATCCCCTATACCCATGGCAAGCAGTTGCCGCTTGCTTCCATCCTGGATGAAGTGGATATGGTGTTCTCTCTTCCCAAGTTCAAGACCCATCAACTCATGTATACCACAGGGGCGGTAAAAAACCTTTTCGGGTTGGTTCCCAACCTCTACAAAAGTCCGTGCCATGTCCAATTTCCCACCAGGGAGCAGTTTGCCGCCCTGATGGTCGGCATCGCTACGGTAGTAAAACCTTCCTTCAGTCTGATGGATGGCATTATCGGTATGGAAGGCCCCGGTCCTGCCAATGGGAGACCGCGGCATGTAGGACTGCTGCTTGCCAGCTGCGATGCTCTTGCCCTTGATTATGCCCAAGCCACCATCATGGGGTATGAGCCCAAGAGCATTCCCATCATTGCCGAAGGGCTCAGACGCTCGTTGGGTTCGGCTCCTACCGTCTATCCTGCTTTGGATGCAAGACAGCTCATTCTCCCCGATTTCCTTCGCATTGAGATGGATAAAAAGACTCGGTTCTTCCACTCCCTGATCATTCCCTTCCTAGTAGGCAAATATGTCCGCTGGAAGGTAAAGCGGGAGCGCAAGGCCCCTGTTTTTCTTCCCGATCCGTGTATCCAATGCCGTAAGTGCATTGACATCTGTCCTGCAAATGCCTTGACGATGGAGCATAAACGCATCATTATCGACCCAAGTGTATGCATACGTTGCTATTGTTGTCATGAGGTCTGCCCGGCATCAGCCATCGCTGTCGATGAAGTCATTACCTCCTAA
- a CDS encoding RsmB/NOP family class I SAM-dependent RNA methyltransferase, producing MAKQKGKQQGFDAFESYYAQLYQGRWESLKQALLLERKPIAFEEGLTQPYYLDEASVIAAKLLGVQDGDSVLDMCAAPGGKSLVMAAALKTQGSLVANDRSATRRGRLKQVLKEHLPEELFTRIMVTGHDATRWSLYEQNKYDRILLDAPCSSERHVLSDPKALAIWSPSRPKHLAIQQFAMLASALEAVKVGGYILYSTCSINPMENEMVIDKLFDKREGRFTLEKLDPPSSESCRHGSIILSDTASGRGPLYFCLIRRTV from the coding sequence ATGGCCAAACAGAAGGGAAAACAGCAAGGTTTTGATGCATTTGAATCGTACTATGCTCAGTTGTATCAAGGACGGTGGGAGTCACTGAAGCAAGCGTTGCTGCTCGAGCGGAAACCGATCGCTTTTGAAGAAGGATTAACCCAACCCTACTATCTTGATGAAGCATCAGTCATTGCTGCAAAGTTGCTCGGGGTCCAGGATGGAGATTCTGTACTGGACATGTGTGCCGCCCCCGGAGGCAAGTCACTGGTCATGGCGGCTGCTTTGAAAACACAAGGAAGTCTGGTCGCCAACGACCGTTCCGCGACTCGTAGGGGACGCTTGAAGCAAGTGCTTAAGGAGCATTTGCCTGAAGAGCTATTCACCCGAATTATGGTTACCGGCCACGATGCAACGCGCTGGTCGCTCTACGAGCAAAACAAGTATGACCGGATTTTACTCGATGCTCCGTGCTCGAGTGAACGCCATGTCCTCTCAGACCCTAAGGCTTTGGCCATCTGGTCTCCATCGCGGCCGAAGCACCTTGCCATCCAGCAATTTGCCATGCTTGCTTCAGCCTTGGAAGCGGTGAAAGTGGGGGGCTATATCCTGTATAGCACCTGCTCGATCAATCCGATGGAGAATGAGATGGTGATCGATAAGCTGTTCGACAAACGCGAGGGTCGATTTACCTTGGAAAAACTTGATCCCCCCTCGAGCGAAAGCTGCCGTCATGGTTCCATTATCCTCAGCGATACTGCTTCGGGACGGGGACCTCTCTATTTTTGCCTGATCAGGAGAACAGTATGA